gaaagtcccagatgATGACTGAGGCTGAGCTAAAAGAGTTGGAGACCCATAGGAAGAGCAGATTTCAAATTGATTGGATTCAGAGCATCAAATACAAGACTGAAAGTAAGAAGTGGCCTCAGCTCTTGGGAAGTTCCAGTCTACTGGGGAGGCCAGCTGAGAACTCAGTGGTAAATCGGCCCTTCCTGGGGCCTAAAGCTTCAGAGTCCTGAGGCCACAGATCGGCAATTACAGATTCTTGCTGTGCTCACAGTGAGGGATGTGAGGGTTGGGACAGAGGGAGAAGTAAAAACCCAGAAAAGGATTCTGGTTTTGAGAGACTTTTTGGAGGATGCTGTCAAGGGGAATAAGAAACTGAAATTCACGCTGGTCCTGTCTCGTTTTTCTCTGGCACCTCCTGAAAGAAGGAACAGTACCCAGTTGTGCTGTCTTGGTGACCTTAAACAATAGGACCCCACCCAGCCTTGGTTCCCTGTCTCTGAAACTTCCCCCTTATTGAGTGTCTTCTGGTGGACCGTGAAGTAGGTGGACAGTGGGTACTGGGAAATCACACATGGTTGCAAGTCAGGAGCagggatatgtgtgtgtttatttgtgcCTTTGCTCCCCCCAGATATTTCGAAAACCAGCTTAATGTATACACAGTCCTCCAAGTAGACATATATGAGTGAGGAAAGTAAggcaaagggaaaatgaaagatgTGGTGTGGTCTGGGCTGCatttattgttctatttttatttatttgactgcaccaagaaatagttgcagcaagtgggagctttagttgcagcttgtgaaCTCTTAGGTGCAGCAAGTGGGAtatggttccctgaccaggcattgaacccaggccccctgcattgggagcatggagtcttagccattggaccaccaggaaagtcccctggggTGCATTTAATCCTGGAAATGGGTGCATAGGGCCTGCAGATTTAACCTACACTTCCTGAGGGCCAGTACTGGGAGGGAAACGGGTCCAGTTACGAGTTTCACAGTGTCCACAGGTTCAGAACAGGACAGTTGTTCTGAAGCagtagctgctgctaagtcgcttcagttgtgtccgactctgtgcaaccccatagatggcagcccaccaggctcccccatccctgggattctccaggcaagaacactggagtgggttgccatttccttctccaaagcacgaaagtgaaaagtgaaagtgaagtcgctcagtcgtgtccgactcttcgcgaccccttggactgcagtccaccagggtctcctgagctgcaggcagtactggagtgggctgccatcgccttctccgctgaAGCAATAGAGCCACTCCCAAAAGCTGTGTAACCTGGAGTCCACACACAGGGGATGGAGATATATCTTCTAGAAAATTCCCTGTGAAAATCCTCGGCTGCATCCCATTAGGCCCCGCCCAGAGTGCCAGTGTGGCTGATGCACTGAGCAGCTCTGAACAGATGTGGTGGAGCCCCAGGGGAACATGGCTGGACATCCCCAGCTTTCTCCACCCACACCCCCCCAAGTCACCAAGAAGGCAGTGGTCTCCTCCCCATGCAGCCTGTGTCTTCCCTGTGGGCTGAAGCCCACTCCGCCTCCCTGCAGGAGCCCAGGCTGAGCTTAGCTGGTGCTCCTCTTCCTGGTTCCACCTAGGCCAGACTGCATGGCTGTAACTGAGAATTGGCCAGTTCCTTGTTGCAAGGATGCAGGCCCCGAATGCTGGAGCCTCGGGAAGTGGAAACAAGACTGGCCATGGCCTTTCTTCCCTGGCTGCCTGCTTCTCTCTTGAGTCTGTTTCATTCCTTTCACCTCTAGTCCTTGACTGTTTGGTTCCCACATACATTGgtttccatgtcttttttttttttttttttttggtttgcctCTGCTTTCCTGCTAATTTGAGACATTTGTGACTTTTGTTCTTGCTACCAACATTGTCAGCCTCAACATTCTCCAATCCAGGTACCCCAAAGAAGGTTCTGCTGTGCTCAGTTTATCTTTTTCAGCTCAGCCATGGGAGCCACCTTCAGCCAACAGCTGAGTGTCTTTGGGGCAGGTGCCCCCATGGGTACAGGCAGTTGCGATCATGGGTCAGACAGCACGTATGGTATACTCCTCACCCCTGCCTCCGTGTCGAGGGCAGTGGCCCTTGGCCTGGGCTGTAGATGTGGCAGGCACTCAAAACCATATGTAACTTGCCACTTGTGTGCTTCCAGGGGCTGACAGCCCAGTGCTAACCTGAGTTTGTTTTGGGTACTTCCAGGGTACATGTGGGGTCCCGGTCGCCCCTCTGGCCAGCGCTCCCTCTAATCCACACAATGGGCTTGTGAAGGCGGAAGTTCCTGAAGGCTCTAACGCAGCTTACACTCATTGGATAATGGGCGACGACGGACTCTGTGGCCACCCCAGACCCGTGGAAATCCTCGACATCTGTTTGGGAGACAACCTGCAACCCCACTCGGAAGCCCACCTAGGGGAGACCTGTGGCCACCCTGAGCCTCTCGAACCTCACGGGGAGCAGACGTGGGCCTCTGTCCCTCCTGATGCTGTGAGGCCCGACGTTTGTCCCCAGGGCTCCAGCCCAGAGCCCATGCACCTGGGGAGCGGCTCTTCCCAGGAACAGGCAGGACAGAAAACTACCTCCCCCGGGTCTCCCAGGGACAACCAGCCTCTGGGGAGCCCAGGGCAGAGCCAGAGCACGTCCACGCAGGTGGTATTCTGGGCGGGGATCCTGCAGGCCCAGATGTGCGTGCtagacctggaggaggagctggagaagacaGAAGGGCTCAGAGCTGAGTTGAGATGCTGCATTCCCACGGCCCCTGCCGACCTCCCCACTTTTCCCTCCAGCCCAGTTGGCCCCCGGAACTTgggcctcctccccagcccacccccggATGCAGATGAGGCCTCTGAGGATGATAGCAGCGGGCCAGAAGGGGAGCCCCAGAAGCCAGCATGGCCAAGGGAGGGCACGCTGGACTTGTCTCCCGAGTGGAGTGCCGAGGAGGAGAGCATCTTCTTTGACAACCCGCTCTTCCTGGAGAGCCCTCGCTCGGACACCAGTGCATCTGAAACGCACTTTTCCTGGGACTTCTCGGACTCCTATGTAGATGTGAGGACTGGGTCCCAGAGCCCACAGACCCTGGAGCCTCCACCCCCAGGAGGCAGAGTGCCCTGGGAGCTGGGCGGTGAGCCGGATCTGGGGGAGAGCACAGCAGAGTCCAGCGGGCACACCACCCCTCCATTCCCTGTGCCCACCTACAGGCCACACTCTTTCTCCTGGGCCGTGGTGGACACCCCCGAGGGGGCTCCCGCAACACCTTCCAGCCAGGAGGAGACCGAGGTAAACTGAGCCCTGAGAACCCACCCTTGGGCTGTGCTTGGGGACATGGACAGAAGGAAGGACCTTCCTCTGCCATCACTGGGCccagaactctcttccttttggtGAGCAACAGAGCAGAAAGGCAGGCCCAGGGTGGCCTTCAGAAGTAGAGGGAATTTTACAGGAGCCGTGATATCATCTGAGCACGACGACAATGCTCAGTTGTTAAGCAGATGACATTTATTAAGGCACAAATGTCTCCATCTCACCAGCTCTAAGGCGCTGCGTCTGGACACATTTAGAGAACAAATAGCTCCTCCCGTTGCAGCATGTTCCAGGCCAGTCTTTAGACTCTGGCCTCCCACCTTGAAGAAGGTCCCAACTGTAACAGAGCAGGGGTCAACCTGCAGGGGTGACCTCTTCTCCCTGTGGGGAGATGTCTCCTTTAAGAGTCCTCTCTGTTTGGGAGAGATTGCAGCATTTTATTACTTTTAGCATCTTTCATCGAATTCAGTTTCACCAGCTCAGGCCCCCAGGACAATGGCAGAGGTCCTTGATATCAACTAGCACAAGTTATGGGGACAAGTTATGTGAGCACTTTTTTCCCCCAGGGAGGCCTCTGCTTAAGAGATAAGGAGACTCAAGATGGCAGAGCCAGGCTGTAACATTCTAATCTCTGTGATCCCAGAGAACAATGGGGAAGAGCTCTGACCCCAAGATCTGAGGAACTGTGAACACTGGCAAGGCCCCTCCACCCACAGGCTGGGGTGGAGTAGGGACAGTTGTGGCTCTGTTTTGAGACGTGTTCTAGGACCTAGTGGCTCTGTTTTGAGACATGTGTTCTAGGACCTAGTGGCTCTGTTTTGAGACATGTGTTCTAGGACCTAGTGGCTCTGTTTTGAGACATGTGTTCTAGGACCTAGTGGCTCTGTTTTGAGACATGTGTTCTAGGACCTAGTTGCTCCAGGGCCCCTGAGGTCCTCAGAGGGAAGCCTGGGAGCTCTGTCCTGGGAGCTGGCAGTTTGCTCTTATCTGGGATGACAGAGCCCAGCCCAGTGTCTGGGGGCTGTTGACCTTCCCTCCAACACAGCCTCTTCTTGAGCAGGACCATGGGAAGCAGGGCCCATTCTAAGCAGACAGAGCAGAGATGACTAGAAATCAGTGAGCATGGATGAGGCCCTGAGGCCAGAGGGATGTGGGAAAGGCCCTGGAAGCAGTTTCCCTGGGGCAaatctctcctctttttcttccctaaGAGTTCTCTGAGAGACAGCCTTGACCCTGCCTTGCCCACAGCATCCTGTGTGGACAAAACACTGAGCTGGGAGACAGAACATGTGGAATATAACAGCAGCACCGCCACACATCCAgtgcaaccttgggcaagtcacttcccctctctaGGCCTCACCTTTTCCATCTGTAAAGAGGGAACGTGAGCCCTGTGATTTCTGGGGCCCAGCACCAGCCCACCTAGGATGTGGGTCCCATCCAGGGTGCCCATAACTGATCTGAGGCCCAGATCGGGGAGTGTGGTCTGGGATAGGGGAGGACAGCTGGAAGGGAGGGCCCTGTAAACTTATAGTCCTGcttccctccccctcttccccttCCTGCACTGCCCCCTACATCTCTCAGTGTCTCCAGGCTTCATGGATGTACCTCTATCTTTCTCAACAGGTTGGGCCCAGCACCCAGGGCTGGCCAACCAAGGTCATTCCTTCCTGGCCCCCAGGGCCTCTTAGCTCCCAGGACAGAGGTGAGATCCAGTGTGGGGTCTGGGAAATCAAGTGGTTGGGGTCTTGATCGGGAGTGGGGACAAAGATCATTCTTGGATCCCAGGGGTGTCATTAAGGGGTCCCCTTGTATTGTATTAGAACCAGACAGCCTTGGGGTTAAACCCTGTATCTGCCTCTGTAACCTCATCAATACAATGGGTTTTAAAATACCCATCTctgctaatgggaagttgctgtataacacagggagctcaacccagtgctctgtgacaactagaGGGACAGGatagggtggggagtgggagggagtttcaagagggaggggacatatatatacctacagctgattcacgttgttgtacggcagaaaccaacacaacattgtaaagcaattgttcagtcgccaagttgtgtccgactctttgcgatcccatgaactgcagcacgccaggcttccctgtccttcactgtctcctggggtttgctcacattcatgtccactgagtcagtgatgcttatctaaccatctcatcccctgccacccccatatatttcaattaaaagtaaattaaaaaaaataaataatgaaatacccATCTCTTGGAGTAAATTaagactaaaatttaaaaaaaaatgctcatagagtaaatgaagaataaaattttttttaataaattaagtaaaatacCATCTCATAGAGTAAATGATGAAATGTGCaaaagatcctgaagctgggaaagattgaaggtaggaggagaaggggatgacagaggatgagatggttgaatagcatcaccaactcaatggacatgagtctgagcaagctccaggagatggtgaaggacagggaagcctggcgtgctgcagtccatggggacgcaaggagtcagacatgacttagcgactgaacaacaacaacaaaagacccaGCCTTTTGGATTCCTGGATCTTCATGGTTTAGCAACCTTGAACCCCTGGTTGCCTTGGGGCTGGAGTTCTCTGCCTGCTGCCCCATGTGTGGGAGGTCACTGCCCCATGACCGGGGACAGAATGTGCAGTTTCAGGGAGGAGCCCGGGGGGGTAGGGGAGGGGGGACCTGCTAGCGATGACAGCCCAGGCTGTTCCCTGGCTCTGCCAGGCCCCTTGGCCCGCAGCCTGCCCTCACCCCATGCCAGCTTCATTCCATGCTCTTTCTCAGGTGACAAGGATACAGAGTGTGTCCAGGAGTCTGCTCCCTGCACCGTGACCCCTGGCCACCCCTGGGGGAGCCCAGCCTCTTCGCCAGAGCCGAGCAGCCCTGAGTCTGGGGTCAGAGGCCTCgactccctgcccagccccgtcTCCTCCCGGGAAGGCAGCCTGCGGCTGCAGGGCCACCCCCCAGGCAGTGTTCTTCCCGAGTGGACACTAGATGCTCCAAGCCCTTCATTCCTGGAGACAGATGGGGCAGAGCCAGGTTCCCTGGAAaaaggggaggcaggagaggcccCAACCCAAGGGAAGGAAGTAAAGTTAAGCCCCGCCAGGACTGCGGAGGCCGGAGCCAGCCAGCCTGACGCTTGCCTGACTTCTGCAAAAACGTAAGTGTCATTCTGACCGCCCTCTGCTTCCTAATTATGTAGGCATTTAAGAATACCCActctgattcttttcccttatagcttattacaaaatactaagaatagttccctgtgctattgcagtaggtccttactggttgtctgttttatatatattagtgtgtatatgttaattccaaactcctcaTTTATTCTTACCCCtctttcccatttggtaaccataagtttttttccatttctgttttatgagtaaattcatttgtatattttttttttttagacttcatATAGAAGTCGTAGCATACAATagttgtctgacttcacttagtatgataatctctaggtccatccatgttgctgcaaatggcttattttattcttttgtatggctgagtaatattccattgtgtgtaggtgtatatatgtgtataccacatcttttttatccgttcatcagtggacattcaggttgcttccatgtcctggctattgtgcctagtgctgcagtgaacattggggtgcatagaTCTTTTCGAATTACGGCTTCTCTAAATGTATGCCTAGGACTGGGGTtcatggatcatatggtagctctatatttaggtttttaagaaaactccgtactgttctccatagtggctgtgccaatttacacccccaccaacagtgttggagggttcctttttctccatgttctctccagcatgtattgtttgtagactttttgatgatagccattctgacttgtgtgaggtgaCATGAGAAACGCACACTGGGACCTAGCATAGAATGTATATAAGCTGGGATTATAGACTGGAGGGTTTGGAAGCACAAGAAACCAAAGAGCGGGCGGTCATACACATAGGGCAGGACTCGCATGTGCCATGGGACAGCCAGGAAGACATGTCCATGACCAGACCACAGGAGATGACCAGGGGCTTGTGCAGTGAACCTGGCCAGGACCATGTGTGCGAAAAATGGGAGTCATGCTAGGCAGGTCTGGGAAGAGAGAAGGTCGGAGCTAGTGGTATGGGGATTACATGCTACTATGAATTTGAAGGTGTGATTGGGAGGCTCAGAGTGCTGACTTAGATCTCTCTCCCTCACAGAGTAGCAGGGGAAGGTTTGATTGGTACCAAAGGAATGGTGGATCTTGGGGTCCATGGCAGGATTGAATGACCTCAGAACTGTGAGCCGAGGTAGGAATAGGCCACCTGGAAATCCACCTAAATGTCCTCCTGCCCCAAGGATACTGCGTGAAGCCTGTCAGCCTCTAGGATCTCTCCATGGAAAAGGGATTTTGTTGGCCAAATTGAGGTCAGGTGAAAGAGATCAGGGAACACCAGTGATGGTTTAAGTGTTACACTAACTGGAAGGTGTTACACTAACTGGAAGGTTAACTCCACTCCGATCTTAATGTCATTGAGTGATGGTGAACCTCAGGCAGTATCAGAAACCAAAGAAGCATCTTTATTCCACTGCTGGAAATATACATGGTCTCTGGAGATGTTCAGAGTAATCAGAAGAGTCTCTCAGTATCTGAAAAGAGAGCATTGATTGTGCCAGAAATTAACCTTGATTCAGCCCCAAATAAAAGTAAATCTACCTAAAATGCGAGCCATACTTTCATAGTAGATAATGAAAAAGGTTTAACTGATGCTTTTCTTGGTAAACCACACtaaatattacagaaataaatttatttaatcttatATTTAATACAATATAGGAAGTTAATTTTCCTAGCCTAATTTGCTGGCTCAGTGAGATGTCATTCATTCATCTTTAACTTTCATAGTGAGGTAATAAAGGtctatttattactttattttgggcttccctggtggctcagatggtcaagaatctgcctgcagtgcaggagacccaggttcaacccctgggttgggaagattaagaacagctttattgagatataattcacgtATCATACAATCcatccatttaaagtatacagttccaTAACAGATTATATTTGCCTTGTGgggttttttcccctcaaagTGCCTCCCTATCTAGATGTTATTTTAGTAACAACACTAATTGACTTGGTCATGTTGGTAAAAGTATTTGAGGGCTTCGTCAGCTGATTATCCAAGTAGTTCTCTCTACATTTTTTTGGCCGTACCATAAGGCgtgtgtgatctagttccctgagcagggattgaacctgtgccctctgcattggaagtgtgaagtcttaaccaatggacctcTCAGGAAGTCCCCCAAGTAGTTCCCTTTACATGTGACAAGCATATCATTATTTTTACTTCCTCCTCCTCAGTTGTTCATCGGAATAACCCTTCCTGTTCCTGTACTTGTCTCTGGCGTCCCAAGTGACCCCTGGAATCTTCCAGTATTACTTTCGTGGACTTCATAACATCCTATGTTTCTTCGGCAAGATTTGTAATGTCACTTTTCAGTTGATTTCCATTATGTTTACCTTGTTGGATGCAGATGAGCCTCAGGAAGTAGGGAGAAGTTACCAGCAAAGTCACTGACCCAGATGGGGGCAGAGACATACATTTGTGTTACATGGAGAGGACTACTAAGCCCAGCCGAATTTTATAAGTGGATAGTCCATTGGTGAACACTTTTGTGTTGTGATAAGTTTTGCTTCTCTGTACAACTCCCTAACTATGGTAACCTGGATGATGCGTGCtcgcatgtgctcagtcgcttagtcgtgtctgaatctttgtgaccccatagactgcagcccgcccaGGTtccccttgtccatgggattttccaggcaagaatactggagtgggttgccatttcctcctccaggggatcttcccgacccagggatcaaggctgtgtctcctgcattggcaggcagactttttaccactgagccacctgggaagcaacctGGATGATAATAACGAGGATACCCCACTACTTGGTTGCAGTGTTGCAGGGACAAGGCAGGAGTCAGATGGAGATTGGTCTTGGTGACTTCTGAGGTTCTGAGTGTTCCCTAAGCCTGCCCGAGGGTCTCCTAGGCCTGTTCACCTTTGTAGGTCCCCATccaagcccctgcagtgagaccCTTCTATATGACAGGGAAGCTGGTATAGGAGGGCAAGGGTTGGAAACCACGTCTATGGCAACCCCAGCTATCACCAT
This window of the Bubalus bubalis isolate 160015118507 breed Murrah chromosome 12, NDDB_SH_1, whole genome shotgun sequence genome carries:
- the PSD4 gene encoding PH and SEC7 domain-containing protein 4 isoform X3, with amino-acid sequence MQKGQGTCGVPVAPLASAPSNPHNGLVKAEVPEGSNAAYTHWIMGDDGLCGHPRPVEILDICLGDNLQPHSEAHLGETCGHPEPLEPHGEQTWASVPPDAVRPDVCPQGSSPEPMHLGSGSSQEQAGQKTTSPGSPRDNQPLGSPGQSQSTSTQVVFWAGILQAQMCVLDLEEELEKTEGLRAELRCCIPTAPADLPTFPSSPVGPRNLGLLPSPPPDADEASEDDSSGPEGEPQKPAWPREGTLDLSPEWSAEEESIFFDNPLFLESPRSDTSASETHFSWDFSDSYVDVRTGSQSPQTLEPPPPGGRVPWELGGEPDLGESTAESSGHTTPPFPVPTYRPHSFSWAVVDTPEGAPATPSSQEETESSLRDSLDPALPTASCVDKTLSWETEHVEYNSSTATHPVQPWVGPSTQGWPTKVIPSWPPGPLSSQDRGDKDTECVQESAPCTVTPGHPWGSPASSPEPSSPESGVRGLDSLPSPVSSREGSLRLQGHPPGSVLPEWTLDAPSPSFLETDGAEPGSLEKGEAGEAPTQGKEVKLSPARTAEAGASQPDACLTSAKTLPGSPMPQVQPPEEGQRPPAGDKLANGVRTDKVAWNLASRLYHLEGFRKSEVAAYLRKNNDFSRAVAEAYLSFFQFGGQSLDRALRGFLQALVLSGETQERERILYQFSKRFHHCNPGLFSSVDCVHTLTCAIMLLNTDLHGQNIGKSMSCQEFITNLNGLRDGGNFPKELLKALYWSIRSEKLEWAVDEEDAARPEKAQPSPPAGKMSNPFLQLAQDPTVPTYKQGFLARKMHQDADGKKTPWGKRGWKMLHTLLRGMVLYFLKGEDHALDGESLVGQMVDEPVGVHHSLATPATHYTKKPHVFQLRTADWRLYLFQAPTAQEMTSWIARINLAAATHSAPPFPAAVGSQRKFVRPILPVGPTQGSLEEQHRSHENCLDAASDDLLDLQRNLPERRGRSRELEDYRLRKEYLEYEKTRYETYLQLLVARLHCPSEDLDLWEQQLGREAGGLQEPKPSLKKSHSSPSLHQDEAPTTAKVKRNISERRTYRKIIPKRNRNQL
- the PSD4 gene encoding PH and SEC7 domain-containing protein 4 isoform X4, whose protein sequence is MGDDGLCGHPRPVEILDICLGDNLQPHSEAHLGETCGHPEPLEPHGEQTWASVPPDAVRPDVCPQGSSPEPMHLGSGSSQEQAGQKTTSPGSPRDNQPLGSPGQSQSTSTQVVFWAGILQAQMCVLDLEEELEKTEGLRAELRCCIPTAPADLPTFPSSPVGPRNLGLLPSPPPDADEASEDDSSGPEGEPQKPAWPREGTLDLSPEWSAEEESIFFDNPLFLESPRSDTSASETHFSWDFSDSYVDVRTGSQSPQTLEPPPPGGRVPWELGGEPDLGESTAESSGHTTPPFPVPTYRPHSFSWAVVDTPEGAPATPSSQEETESSLRDSLDPALPTASCVDKTLSWETEHVEYNSSTATHPVQPWVGPSTQGWPTKVIPSWPPGPLSSQDRGDKDTECVQESAPCTVTPGHPWGSPASSPEPSSPESGVRGLDSLPSPVSSREGSLRLQGHPPGSVLPEWTLDAPSPSFLETDGAEPGSLEKGEAGEAPTQGKEVKLSPARTAEAGASQPDACLTSAKTLPGSPMPQVQPPEEGQRPPAGDKLANGVRTDKVAWNLASRLYHLEGFRKSEVAAYLRKNNDFSRAVAEAYLSFFQFGGQSLDRALRGFLQALVLSGETQERERILYQFSKRFHHCNPGLFSSVDCVHTLTCAIMLLNTDLHGQNIGKSMSCQEFITNLNGLRDGGNFPKELLKALYWSIRSEKLEWAVDEEDAARPEKAQPSPPAGKMSNPFLQLAQDPTVPTYKQGFLARKMHQDADGKKTPWGKRGWKMLHTLLRGMVLYFLKGEDHALDGESLVGQMVDEPVGVHHSLATPATHYTKKPHVFQLRTADWRLYLFQAPTAQEMTSWIARINLAAATHSAPPFPAAVGSQRKFVRPILPVGPTQGSLEEQHRSHENCLDAASDDLLDLQRNLPERRGRSRELEDYRLRKEYLEYEKTRYETYLQLLVARLHCPSEDLDLWEQQLGREAGGLQEPKPSLKKSHSSPSLHQDEAPTTAKVKRNISERRTYRKIIPKRNRNQL